GATTATACCCATAACAGACGATTTTTGGGCATGAATTCAGCGTCCAAATGGGCGGCTTGTGCTATACTTAACCGAGTTCGATAACCCCGAAGGAAAGGTCAAACCTCCGATGGCGAGTCTGTTTGAAAAGATCAACACGCTGGTGAGCGCCAGTTTGCACGGGCTGGTTGACCGGGCGCTTCAGGCCAACTCGGTGCAGGTGCTGGACGAATATATCCGGCAGGTCGAGCGCAATCTCGAAGAGCTGGAAGAGTCGACGGCTAATGTCGGCGGCACGGTCAAGACACTGCGGCGCAAGTACGAGGAATTTACCGAGGCGGCAGACAAGCTCGACTCGAGCATCGATGCCCTGATCGTGGCGGGAAAAGACGACCTGGCCATGGCCGCGCAGAGCCAGTTGAACACCAAGAAGCAGCTTGCGCAGGAATACTACCAACAGTGGGAAGAGCAGAACAAGCAGTACGAGCTGATGCTCGGGATGCGTGCCAAGCTGCAGACCCGCCTGGTGTCGATCAAGCAGGAGCGCGAGCATCTGATCGGTCTGATGCAGCTGATGGAGAGCAAGCGCATCGCCGCCAAGACGATGAAATCGCTCGACCAGATTTCCACGGTTGGCGATGCCGAAATCAGCAGCCTGAGCGAGCAGATCCGGTCGCGGCTTGATAAAGAAGATGCACGCCTGGAACAGGCTACCCGCAACGTCTCCGACCAAATCGACGATGCCGTTCGCAGCAGCGAACTGGAACGCCAGCTGGAGGAACGCCGGGCGCGTTTGCTTGGTAAGCAAGGCTAAAACGTCATGACTGAGCAACAGACGAACCTGCGGCAGCGCGCGCTGGGAGCGATCCTGGTCAACGCGCTTAAAAGCCCGCAGTTTCTATTCACAATCGCGTTTACCGCCGCGCTGTACTTTCTGGTGGGAGGTAATGTCGCCATACCCAACTGGCAGGATTGGTACTGGCTGGTAGGCGGCGGGCTGGCAGCGCTCGGCTTCCTCGGTGCGACTGTCACCGACCCGGAAGCCGCGCAAGAAGCCGTCAACAAGATGTTCGAGCAGCAGTTGAACCTGGAACGCGTCAAGAACCGCGTTGCACGGCAGCACATCAACAAGGCGCTTGAATACCGCACGCAGATGCTGGAACTGGCCAAGAAGTCCAAGGGCGCGCTGCGGATGAACCTGCTGCAAACCGTCGAAGACGTGAACTCGTGGATCGGCCACATGGTCGATCTGGCGCTGCACCTGGACGAGTTCTCTGACAATGAGCTGGTGAGCCGCGACGTGAAGGAAGTCCCCGGG
The nucleotide sequence above comes from Candidatus Flexicrinis proximus. Encoded proteins:
- a CDS encoding PspA/IM30 family protein, with product MASLFEKINTLVSASLHGLVDRALQANSVQVLDEYIRQVERNLEELEESTANVGGTVKTLRRKYEEFTEAADKLDSSIDALIVAGKDDLAMAAQSQLNTKKQLAQEYYQQWEEQNKQYELMLGMRAKLQTRLVSIKQEREHLIGLMQLMESKRIAAKTMKSLDQISTVGDAEISSLSEQIRSRLDKEDARLEQATRNVSDQIDDAVRSSELERQLEERRARLLGKQG